A genomic segment from Thiohalorhabdus sp. Cl-TMA encodes:
- the hemF gene encoding oxygen-dependent coproporphyrinogen oxidase encodes MPDDKQARVEQVQAYMRDLQDRICAGLEALDGNAAFHEDAWDREGGGGGRTRVLEEGALFERGGVNFSAVHGDQLPESASARRPELAGQAFSATGVSLVLHPRNPYVPTVHMNVRFFDAGSTWWFGGGADLTPYYGFEEDAVHFHRTLKAACDPFDGEYYPRFKAWCDDYFTIKHRGEMRGVGGIFFDDLNDGWEQTFGFTQAVGDAFLDAYRPIVERRRETAYGDRERHFQLMRRGRYVEFNLVYDRGTLFGLQSGGRTESILMSMPPLASWRYDWRPEPGSPEAELQERFLQPRDWAVGGG; translated from the coding sequence TTGCCGGATGATAAGCAGGCCCGCGTCGAGCAGGTCCAGGCATACATGCGGGATCTCCAGGACCGCATCTGCGCCGGTCTGGAGGCCCTGGACGGGAACGCCGCTTTCCACGAGGACGCCTGGGACCGGGAGGGCGGCGGAGGGGGCCGAACCCGCGTCCTGGAAGAAGGTGCCCTGTTCGAGCGCGGTGGGGTCAATTTCTCCGCTGTGCACGGTGACCAGCTTCCCGAGTCCGCCAGCGCCCGGCGCCCGGAGCTGGCCGGTCAGGCCTTTTCCGCCACCGGCGTGTCCCTGGTCCTGCATCCCCGCAATCCCTACGTGCCGACGGTGCACATGAACGTGCGCTTCTTCGACGCGGGCAGCACGTGGTGGTTCGGGGGTGGCGCGGACCTGACGCCCTACTACGGCTTCGAGGAAGACGCGGTGCATTTCCACCGCACCCTGAAGGCGGCCTGCGATCCCTTCGACGGGGAATACTACCCCCGCTTCAAGGCGTGGTGCGACGACTACTTCACCATCAAGCACCGCGGCGAGATGCGCGGGGTCGGGGGGATCTTCTTCGACGACCTGAATGACGGCTGGGAGCAGACCTTCGGCTTCACGCAGGCCGTGGGTGACGCCTTTCTGGATGCGTACCGGCCCATCGTGGAGCGGCGGAGGGAGACGGCGTACGGGGATCGCGAGCGGCATTTCCAGCTCATGCGCCGCGGCCGTTACGTGGAGTTCAATCTGGTCTACGACCGGGGGACCCTATTCGGCCTGCAGAGCGGCGGGCGGACCGAGAGCATTCTCATGTCCATGCCGCCGCTGGCCTCCTGGCGCTACGATTGGCGGCCGGAGCCTGGAAGCCCGGAGGCGGAGCTCCAGGAGCGCTTCCTGCAGCCCCGAGACTGGGCAGTGGGGGGCGGTTAG
- the thiS gene encoding sulfur carrier protein ThiS: MEIWVNGEAWSVQSGSTLRGLIDELGFDPKGVAVEVNREVVPRSIHAEHLLQEGDRVEVVRAIGGGTRQPFPLNRIPERKAP; this comes from the coding sequence ATGGAAATCTGGGTGAACGGGGAGGCATGGTCCGTACAGTCGGGGAGCACCCTCCGGGGGCTCATCGACGAGCTGGGCTTTGACCCCAAGGGCGTGGCCGTGGAGGTCAACCGGGAGGTGGTCCCCCGCAGTATCCATGCCGAGCATCTCCTTCAGGAAGGGGATCGGGTGGAGGTGGTACGCGCCATCGGTGGCGGCACCCGCCAGCCCTTCCCTTTGAACCGAATCCCCGAGCGGAAAGCGCCATGA
- the mutY gene encoding A/G-specific adenine glycosylase: MHPFAKDLLDWFRRHGRTLPWRGLDDPYPVWISEIMLQQTRVETVLPYYRRFLERFPTIRHLADAEEDEVLALWSGLGYYTRARNLHAAARRIRDEHGGVFPEELSAVVNLPGIGPSTAGAILSCALDHPLPILEANVKRVLARVLLETDFPGRSPVERRLWEHARERTPSREAGDYNQAIQDLGATVCTLRKPKCGVCPVQVHCRAYAEGMVEELPARAPRKEKPVREAWFALVESDRGLLLERRPPTGFWGGLWCPPLLEKDGYTAAEACAMLEERLGSQLRRLDELPVFRHTFTHFHLELHPLRLQWVDGATLADSERTWARQEDRDRLGLPSAVAPWLKSTS, translated from the coding sequence ATGCATCCCTTCGCCAAGGATCTCCTCGACTGGTTCCGGCGCCATGGACGAACCCTGCCCTGGCGCGGCCTCGACGATCCCTATCCGGTCTGGATATCGGAGATCATGCTGCAGCAGACCCGGGTGGAGACGGTCCTTCCCTACTACCGCCGGTTCCTGGAGCGGTTCCCGACCATCCGCCATCTCGCCGATGCCGAAGAGGACGAGGTACTGGCCCTTTGGTCCGGCCTGGGCTATTACACCCGGGCCCGGAACCTCCACGCCGCCGCGCGCCGGATACGCGACGAGCACGGCGGCGTCTTCCCCGAGGAGCTCTCGGCCGTTGTGAACCTCCCCGGGATCGGACCCTCCACCGCCGGGGCCATCCTTTCCTGCGCCCTCGACCATCCGCTTCCCATTCTCGAGGCCAATGTAAAGCGGGTACTGGCGCGGGTGCTGCTGGAAACGGATTTCCCTGGCCGCTCGCCGGTGGAGCGCCGGCTCTGGGAGCACGCCCGGGAGCGCACCCCTTCCCGGGAGGCCGGCGACTACAACCAGGCCATCCAGGACCTCGGCGCAACCGTGTGCACGCTCCGCAAGCCGAAATGCGGCGTCTGCCCGGTTCAGGTCCACTGCCGCGCCTATGCCGAGGGCATGGTGGAGGAACTGCCCGCGCGCGCCCCGCGCAAGGAGAAGCCCGTCCGCGAAGCGTGGTTCGCCCTGGTGGAATCCGACCGGGGCCTGCTCCTGGAACGGCGGCCCCCCACGGGGTTCTGGGGGGGGCTCTGGTGCCCGCCCTTACTGGAAAAGGACGGGTATACCGCCGCGGAGGCCTGTGCAATGCTGGAAGAACGGCTGGGAAGCCAGCTCCGGCGACTGGACGAGCTTCCGGTCTTCCGGCACACCTTCACCCACTTCCACCTCGAGCTGCACCCATTACGGCTGCAATGGGTAGACGGGGCGACTCTTGCGGACAGTGAACGAACCTGGGCCCGCCAGGAGGATCGGGACCGCCTGGGACTTCCTTCCGCCGTCGCGCCCTGGCTGAAAAGTACTTCTTGA
- a CDS encoding sulfotransferase family protein, translating to MTRWPNTFIVGAAKSGTTSLHTYLGQHPQAFMSPVKEPHFFSGFSQQLGGYDIDQKQRYREYLGLFEGTEGFPVVGESSPSYLFDPYAPREIHETVPDARIVVLLRNPVERAFSHYMMDVRNGVQNLTFYEALLQDWNTESRGWWTSSLYIDLGLYATQLSRYLNYFEREQIGVFLFSELQANPSKLAKEVVTFLGLSPGPLDELDQSHAYNPYIDPRTEWAWKLLRFRPLHLALRSAIPRKARWWLWNNVLLKPGTKPEPDHRALQFLKNLYAPQIASLESMLGRSLPELRAGW from the coding sequence ATGACCCGATGGCCCAATACATTCATAGTAGGGGCGGCCAAAAGCGGCACCACCTCTCTGCACACCTACCTCGGGCAGCACCCCCAGGCCTTCATGTCTCCCGTGAAAGAACCACACTTCTTCTCGGGCTTCTCTCAACAGCTAGGGGGCTACGATATAGACCAGAAACAGCGTTATCGGGAGTACCTGGGACTGTTCGAAGGAACAGAGGGATTTCCCGTTGTCGGGGAGTCCTCGCCCTCGTACCTTTTTGATCCTTACGCTCCCCGGGAAATCCACGAAACGGTACCCGATGCCCGAATCGTGGTCCTTCTCCGCAATCCCGTAGAAAGAGCCTTCTCCCATTACATGATGGATGTCCGGAATGGGGTGCAGAATCTGACTTTCTATGAGGCCTTGCTGCAGGACTGGAATACGGAGTCCAGAGGCTGGTGGACCTCGAGCCTGTATATCGACCTGGGATTATATGCAACGCAATTATCCCGTTACCTCAACTATTTCGAACGTGAGCAGATCGGCGTTTTCCTATTCAGCGAGCTGCAAGCCAATCCCAGCAAGCTTGCCAAGGAGGTGGTTACGTTTCTTGGCTTGAGTCCCGGGCCGCTGGATGAGCTCGACCAGAGCCACGCCTATAACCCGTATATCGATCCACGCACCGAATGGGCCTGGAAGCTCCTGCGCTTCCGACCATTGCATCTGGCGCTTCGATCAGCCATCCCCCGCAAGGCCCGCTGGTGGCTGTGGAATAACGTCCTGCTAAAGCCGGGCACGAAGCCCGAGCCCGACCACCGGGCGCTGCAGTTCTTGAAAAACCTCTATGCACCTCAGATCGCGTCCCTGGAATCCATGCTCGGCCGCTCCCTGCCAGAGCTCCGCGCGGGATGGTGA
- a CDS encoding pilus assembly FimT family protein, producing the protein MTSRGEGGMTLMEMVVGLAIFAILAGIAWPSYTGWQEREGLSSAFMQVKAALSRARASSVQQGLYWGRVTYNGNTCQRLWFGVQFNPGNATLDHQYYCESPPGDQVMDAGEIRTLRTTDLAREVAVTLSTTLPNDRVFFRKAGTASNFNINQSVTLGAGGENEVVTLLPTGRIGE; encoded by the coding sequence GTGACTTCTCGGGGGGAGGGGGGCATGACCCTTATGGAGATGGTGGTGGGGCTGGCCATCTTCGCCATTTTGGCCGGCATCGCCTGGCCCAGCTATACCGGCTGGCAGGAGCGGGAGGGGTTGAGCAGTGCTTTCATGCAGGTGAAAGCCGCATTGTCCCGCGCTCGGGCCAGCTCCGTACAGCAAGGACTCTATTGGGGGCGAGTGACCTACAACGGCAATACCTGCCAGAGGCTCTGGTTCGGGGTCCAGTTCAACCCGGGAAATGCCACGCTGGACCATCAATATTACTGCGAATCGCCTCCGGGGGATCAGGTCATGGATGCGGGAGAAATCCGGACCCTCCGGACCACGGACCTGGCGAGAGAGGTGGCCGTTACCCTGTCCACCACATTGCCCAACGACCGGGTATTTTTCCGGAAGGCAGGGACCGCCAGCAATTTCAATATCAACCAGAGCGTTACCTTGGGGGCTGGTGGAGAGAACGAGGTGGTGACGCTCCTTCCCACGGGGCGGATCGGTGAATAG
- a CDS encoding type IV pilus modification PilV family protein, giving the protein MNRLRRVRETGEGGFTLMEALVALTIFAIGTLMIVPTMFTWVRANSVSLQRDEAVRILQSQVAHLSQMSVDQAPWTDISNTASNYSQARDLLDGMSESALTDLGTASGFSTPVSTPSVGMTASVSYGVVGIVDAGGNTLSQVMRLRITWDGPAGSQLAEERLVER; this is encoded by the coding sequence GTGAATAGGCTGCGGCGGGTGCGGGAAACCGGCGAAGGGGGCTTCACCCTCATGGAAGCCCTGGTGGCGCTGACCATCTTCGCCATAGGAACGCTCATGATTGTCCCTACCATGTTTACCTGGGTCCGTGCCAACAGTGTCAGCCTTCAGCGGGATGAGGCGGTGCGCATACTGCAATCCCAGGTTGCGCATTTGAGCCAGATGAGCGTGGATCAGGCCCCCTGGACCGATATCAGCAATACCGCGTCCAATTATTCGCAGGCCCGGGACCTTCTGGATGGCATGTCGGAGTCCGCGTTGACGGATCTTGGCACTGCGTCCGGGTTCTCCACGCCGGTGTCCACTCCCAGCGTCGGCATGACCGCCTCCGTTTCCTACGGTGTGGTGGGAATCGTGGATGCCGGCGGCAACACCCTGAGCCAGGTGATGCGCTTGCGGATTACCTGGGACGGGCCGGCCGGGAGCCAGTTGGCTGAAGAGCGGTTGGTGGAGCGATGA
- a CDS encoding thiazole synthase codes for MTQSNDPLVIAGREFSSRLLVGTGKYADLDQTKAAVEASGSEIITVAVRRTNIGQQADEANLLDYLDPTRYTILPNTAGCYTAEDAVRTCRLARELGGWTLVKLEVLGDEKTLYPDLWETARAAETLIEEGFQVMVYTMDDPIACKRFEEMGCAAVMPLAAPIGSGLGIQNKYNLRIILEQANVPILVDAGVGTASDVAVALELGCDGVLLNTAIAEAADPVRMATAMRQGVEAGRNAYLAGRMAKRLYGSASSPLDGTFF; via the coding sequence ATGACGCAGAGCAATGATCCCCTGGTTATCGCCGGCCGGGAGTTTTCTTCCCGTCTCCTGGTGGGTACCGGCAAGTACGCGGATCTCGACCAGACCAAGGCGGCGGTGGAGGCCAGCGGCTCCGAGATCATCACGGTAGCCGTGCGTCGAACCAATATCGGTCAGCAGGCGGACGAGGCCAATCTGCTCGACTACCTGGATCCGACCCGCTACACCATCCTCCCCAATACGGCGGGCTGCTATACGGCGGAGGATGCCGTGCGTACCTGCCGTCTGGCCCGGGAGCTGGGCGGCTGGACCCTGGTAAAGCTCGAGGTGCTCGGCGACGAAAAGACTCTGTACCCCGATCTATGGGAAACCGCCAGGGCGGCGGAGACGCTCATCGAGGAAGGCTTCCAGGTGATGGTCTACACCATGGACGATCCCATCGCCTGCAAGCGCTTCGAGGAGATGGGCTGCGCCGCCGTAATGCCCCTGGCGGCCCCCATCGGCTCCGGCCTGGGCATACAGAACAAATACAACCTGCGCATCATTCTGGAACAGGCCAACGTGCCGATCCTGGTGGACGCCGGGGTGGGGACGGCCTCGGATGTGGCGGTGGCGCTGGAGCTGGGCTGCGACGGCGTTCTGCTCAATACGGCCATCGCCGAGGCCGCAGACCCGGTACGGATGGCCACCGCTATGCGGCAAGGCGTGGAAGCGGGGCGTAATGCCTACCTGGCGGGCCGCATGGCCAAGCGGCTGTACGGGTCCGCCTCCTCGCCGCTGGACGGCACCTTTTTCTAG
- a CDS encoding pilus assembly protein, whose amino-acid sequence MGSVLKRLAIGCASGAVLGLPVHAVAQSMSDYCYENPAIGTSVKPNIMLMLDSSGSMEYMAYNNGPAYDSSRTYYGYADVDACYTEPNDGTNTQDDYEFVTGSSLSGSNLPENPSAADCGVSGSYSYLKSGNYLNYLEMERIDVARKALMGGKTSPRISSGKDINTYITEEGDTFTPSDASENKNPSGIIQDVANEARWGVAVFGKNADGAEVKVDITKSNLTDTYTGIENWDPGGNTPLAEALWSLSGYFAQTGDPGEMPDSINAGSQEGPRYGGGDYSVNDNSDPLNYGSGGSPEYASCADSFVLYVTDGAPTADEDTPSDLHSYNSNPSTGTTHDSDIDHSGYLEDVGFYARVNDFRSSSAGYNEISGDQNLILYPLYAFGSDASARDLLKKSAVTGGFEDLDGDGVPYYDDSGCSLGSANSDSRCAEWDEDGDGDPDNYFEAQDGSELESKLRQAITAILERASSGSTVATISTQTRSGGTLLQAYYLPQSTETGSAGTYNLSWKGYLRSLWTDPVGNLRNDAGSNDDLVLDEDKILQFFFDTGDQQVKATLFPDDGSVSGSVASDNVPDTCDAGSSAVTTKPNVDVAPLWEVGEELAARDPGDTTDGINANTGSNTPNRDIWFNYNGGDSSLSAYDSSRGMTRFDATSAVASALAPYWDLGAGGTPNSAEDLIKYLRGYDNPNGNTADFRLRQAENASSETAQDVWKLGAVVTSTPRVLRDQPVSRYADGQETYNAFSNSSAVTDRESMVFVGANDGMLHAFYTGEVTEGSGSTQATLNGSNIGEEAWAFIPENALPYLRWYHRMDSKCMVPTVDYRVQLVDAAIGAPADGDVSGTSQPSDGSDWRTLLVGTMGFGGQEISCGDIDGDGSGGDLRSSSLFVLDITNPQDPAFLWEQRLPDSSLTLTYPSVVRRASDNGDNGNWYLVLGSGPMDPEATSFAATPKLFVYDLRTGGKEGEIDLTSSAKFKNGNNVGNNADVAVGEPLSLDPDQDDLTDSVYFGTYGAAGSGLGSLYRLHTQDNANPANWMVSRAAGFSGGGRAVFAAPGVARDSRGNVWVYGGTGRFLGPDDKTNNADPQYLFGYIDDCWGDGVSDSATCGTGVTVENDLVRVDEIQVTGTASQYECRCGGTYFGEATESGGTYSCPSGADLVVTGTDSESYSGGTCGGTLTCSGSGDTAFEKIRAGIESEGGWYRALTGEMRIFSQPTVQSGLVNALGFTPDTDICGFGGTSQFIAVDYRTGTPPARPVFLSSEGFNPEGNNEISAGISLGKGVPPLGEGFAAMPGSGEGEVKALTQTSTGQVSSTSQQGQQMRSGILFVREP is encoded by the coding sequence ATGGGATCCGTACTGAAGCGGCTGGCTATCGGTTGCGCCTCCGGGGCGGTTCTCGGGCTGCCGGTCCATGCCGTTGCCCAGAGCATGAGCGATTATTGCTACGAGAATCCGGCCATCGGCACGTCCGTCAAGCCGAATATCATGCTGATGCTGGACAGCTCGGGCAGCATGGAATACATGGCCTACAACAACGGCCCGGCCTATGACTCGAGCCGGACCTACTACGGATACGCGGACGTCGATGCCTGCTATACCGAACCGAACGATGGCACCAACACGCAGGATGATTACGAGTTCGTTACCGGGTCTTCCCTGAGTGGATCCAATCTCCCGGAAAATCCCTCGGCCGCCGATTGCGGGGTGAGCGGCTCCTACTCCTACCTGAAGAGCGGCAATTATCTGAATTATCTGGAGATGGAACGGATCGACGTGGCCCGCAAGGCCCTCATGGGCGGAAAGACGAGCCCGCGCATCTCCAGCGGCAAGGACATCAATACCTACATTACCGAGGAGGGGGACACCTTCACACCGAGCGATGCCTCGGAAAACAAGAACCCCTCCGGGATCATCCAGGATGTGGCCAACGAGGCCAGGTGGGGCGTGGCGGTATTCGGCAAGAACGCCGACGGCGCCGAAGTGAAGGTGGATATCACCAAGAGCAATCTCACCGATACCTATACGGGCATCGAAAACTGGGATCCTGGCGGAAATACCCCCCTGGCCGAGGCGCTTTGGTCGCTTTCCGGGTATTTTGCCCAGACCGGGGATCCGGGGGAAATGCCCGACTCGATCAATGCCGGAAGTCAGGAAGGCCCCCGGTACGGCGGGGGCGATTATTCGGTGAACGACAACAGCGATCCCCTGAACTACGGCTCCGGGGGCTCCCCCGAGTATGCGTCATGCGCGGACAGCTTCGTGCTTTACGTAACCGATGGGGCGCCCACGGCGGATGAGGACACGCCATCCGATCTTCACTCCTACAATAGCAATCCGAGCACCGGCACCACCCACGACAGCGATATCGACCATTCGGGATATCTTGAAGACGTGGGCTTTTACGCCCGGGTGAACGACTTCCGCAGCTCCTCGGCGGGCTATAACGAGATCTCCGGCGACCAGAATCTGATCCTGTATCCCCTCTACGCCTTCGGGTCTGACGCCAGTGCCCGCGATCTGCTGAAAAAATCCGCTGTGACCGGGGGCTTCGAGGACCTCGATGGTGACGGCGTACCCTATTACGACGACTCGGGCTGTAGCCTGGGCTCGGCGAACTCCGACAGCCGGTGTGCTGAATGGGACGAGGACGGCGACGGCGACCCGGACAATTATTTCGAGGCGCAGGACGGTTCGGAGCTGGAGAGCAAGCTGCGACAAGCCATCACCGCGATCCTGGAGCGCGCTTCCAGCGGCTCCACCGTGGCCACCATCTCCACCCAGACCCGTAGCGGCGGGACCCTGCTCCAGGCCTATTACCTGCCTCAGAGCACGGAGACCGGCAGCGCCGGTACGTACAATCTATCCTGGAAAGGGTATCTGCGCTCGTTATGGACGGATCCGGTCGGCAATCTGCGGAATGACGCCGGATCCAACGACGATCTTGTCCTGGATGAGGACAAGATCCTGCAGTTCTTCTTCGATACCGGAGACCAGCAGGTGAAGGCAACGTTGTTTCCGGATGACGGCAGCGTGTCCGGCTCCGTCGCTTCCGACAACGTGCCTGACACCTGCGACGCGGGATCCAGCGCGGTAACCACCAAGCCCAACGTGGATGTGGCACCCCTTTGGGAGGTTGGCGAGGAGCTTGCCGCGCGGGATCCCGGCGATACCACCGACGGCATCAACGCCAACACGGGCTCCAATACGCCCAACCGGGATATCTGGTTCAACTACAACGGCGGGGATTCCAGTCTCAGTGCCTACGACAGCTCCAGAGGGATGACCCGCTTCGATGCGACTTCCGCGGTGGCGTCGGCGTTGGCTCCCTATTGGGATCTCGGCGCTGGGGGAACACCGAATAGTGCCGAGGACCTGATCAAGTACCTGCGTGGCTATGACAACCCGAACGGCAACACTGCGGACTTCCGGCTGCGACAGGCGGAGAACGCCTCCAGCGAGACGGCGCAGGATGTATGGAAGCTGGGGGCGGTGGTGACCTCCACGCCAAGGGTGCTCCGGGACCAGCCGGTATCCCGGTATGCCGATGGTCAGGAGACCTACAATGCGTTCAGCAACTCCTCGGCGGTAACCGATCGCGAGTCCATGGTATTCGTGGGCGCCAACGACGGAATGCTGCATGCCTTCTACACTGGAGAGGTAACCGAGGGCAGCGGCAGTACCCAGGCAACATTGAACGGCTCGAACATAGGCGAGGAGGCCTGGGCTTTCATTCCGGAGAACGCGCTCCCCTATCTGCGCTGGTACCACCGTATGGACTCCAAGTGCATGGTGCCCACCGTGGACTACCGGGTGCAGCTCGTGGACGCCGCCATCGGCGCACCCGCTGACGGGGATGTATCCGGAACCAGTCAGCCCTCGGACGGCAGCGATTGGCGCACGCTTCTGGTGGGTACCATGGGCTTCGGCGGCCAGGAAATCAGCTGCGGGGATATCGATGGAGACGGGAGCGGAGGGGATCTGCGCAGCTCGTCCCTGTTCGTGCTGGATATTACCAACCCGCAGGATCCCGCCTTCCTCTGGGAGCAGCGCCTTCCGGATAGCTCCCTGACCCTGACCTATCCATCCGTGGTGCGACGGGCCAGCGATAACGGCGATAACGGCAATTGGTATCTGGTTCTGGGGAGCGGACCCATGGATCCGGAGGCGACCAGCTTCGCCGCCACCCCCAAGCTGTTCGTTTATGACCTCCGGACCGGCGGCAAGGAAGGGGAGATCGACCTAACCAGCTCCGCGAAATTCAAGAACGGTAACAATGTCGGCAACAATGCGGACGTCGCGGTGGGTGAGCCGCTTTCCCTGGATCCGGACCAGGACGACCTCACGGACAGTGTCTACTTCGGGACCTATGGAGCCGCCGGCTCGGGTCTGGGAAGCTTGTATCGGCTGCATACCCAGGACAATGCGAATCCCGCTAACTGGATGGTGAGCCGGGCCGCCGGCTTCAGCGGCGGCGGGCGTGCGGTATTCGCCGCCCCGGGTGTGGCGCGGGACAGTCGCGGAAACGTGTGGGTCTACGGTGGAACCGGACGTTTCCTCGGCCCCGACGACAAGACGAACAACGCCGATCCCCAGTACCTGTTCGGCTATATTGATGACTGCTGGGGGGACGGAGTATCCGATTCCGCCACCTGCGGAACCGGGGTTACCGTGGAAAACGACCTGGTGCGGGTGGACGAGATCCAGGTTACCGGAACGGCCTCCCAGTACGAATGCCGCTGCGGAGGGACCTACTTCGGTGAGGCCACGGAGAGCGGGGGAACCTATTCCTGCCCCTCCGGAGCCGATCTGGTGGTGACCGGTACCGATAGCGAGAGCTATAGCGGTGGCACCTGCGGAGGTACCCTTACCTGTAGCGGGAGTGGTGATACCGCCTTCGAGAAAATCCGGGCCGGTATCGAGAGCGAAGGGGGCTGGTATAGGGCGCTTACCGGGGAAATGCGGATCTTCAGTCAGCCCACGGTGCAGAGCGGCCTGGTGAACGCCCTCGGATTCACGCCCGATACCGATATCTGTGGCTTCGGGGGGACGAGCCAGTTCATCGCCGTGGATTACCGTACCGGCACCCCGCCCGCTCGTCCGGTGTTCCTTAGCTCAGAGGGCTTCAACCCAGAGGGCAACAACGAGATTTCCGCCGGAATCAGCCTGGGCAAGGGGGTGCCGCCCCTGGGAGAAGGCTTCGCTGCCATGCCGGGCTCGGGGGAAGGGGAAGTGAAAGCCCTGACCCAGACCAGTACGGGGCAGGTCAGCAGCACCAGCCAGCAAGGGCAGCAGATGCGTTCGGGGATTCTCTTTGTCCGGGAGCCGTGA
- a CDS encoding protein-L-isoaspartate O-methyltransferase family protein, with protein MDFDKARHNMIESQVRTWEVLDDRILTTLDRIPRHEFVPEESREWAYIDYQIPLGIGEYMLSPLVEARLLQELRLNAGDKVLEVGTGSGYVTALLAELAGEVWSVEVTPGFKVEAEQRLASREYDNVHVEVGDGSKGWERQAPYDAVLVTGAMPYLPDDIKEQLNIGGRLVCILDSDPPVQEAYRITRLGADAFREDSLFELEGIPHLRGVEKKKEFVF; from the coding sequence ATGGACTTCGATAAGGCACGCCATAACATGATCGAGTCTCAGGTCCGTACCTGGGAGGTGCTGGATGACCGTATCCTCACCACCCTGGATCGGATACCCCGTCATGAATTCGTGCCGGAAGAGTCCCGGGAGTGGGCCTACATCGACTACCAGATTCCGCTCGGCATCGGAGAGTACATGCTCTCCCCGCTGGTGGAGGCCCGCCTGCTGCAGGAGCTGCGCCTGAATGCCGGTGACAAGGTGCTGGAAGTAGGCACCGGCAGCGGCTATGTGACGGCCCTGCTTGCCGAGCTGGCCGGTGAAGTATGGAGCGTGGAGGTGACTCCGGGCTTCAAGGTGGAGGCGGAGCAGCGTCTCGCGAGCCGCGAATATGACAACGTCCACGTGGAGGTGGGAGACGGCTCGAAGGGCTGGGAGCGCCAAGCGCCCTATGACGCCGTCCTGGTGACGGGCGCCATGCCCTACCTCCCCGACGACATCAAGGAACAGCTCAATATCGGGGGACGCCTGGTCTGCATCCTCGACAGTGATCCGCCGGTACAGGAGGCCTACCGCATCACCCGCCTCGGCGCTGATGCCTTCCGGGAGGACAGCCTGTTCGAGCTGGAAGGGATTCCCCACCTGCGCGGCGTGGAGAAGAAGAAGGAATTCGTCTTTTAG
- a CDS encoding PilW family protein, producing MSVYRVVAVSARSTSRGFSLVELLVAMVVVGIFLGAVFGTFINFLTESGEQATLSKRSFDTRLGLDQVRSDLQKIGFGVADPQLPATVTGDNQSLTFRSTAVHSQGAMAGIQGVLYESGGTLTANDWLGSNIAGTQPGVVMTPDRELLQTVQLQNVTVSPRNLFFPAPNATTSGYYYERTYYLGGGGTGAGCADSNVSNLLFQDASPNGMGPVSVIDCVLDLRFQYGFELSSGGIGFSSDPSSPPAGPEDDFPDVIKVGMIIQVGHGYRNQTPTPGPLNYDDPDLQLGTPISLSSAQQRYRWQIVEWSAPLENMP from the coding sequence ATGAGCGTGTATCGAGTGGTGGCCGTCTCCGCACGGAGCACATCCAGGGGATTCTCCCTGGTGGAGCTGCTGGTGGCCATGGTGGTGGTGGGGATCTTCCTGGGCGCGGTCTTTGGAACCTTCATCAACTTCCTGACAGAGAGCGGCGAGCAGGCCACACTCAGCAAGCGCAGCTTCGATACCCGGCTGGGACTGGATCAGGTGCGCAGCGATCTCCAGAAGATCGGCTTCGGGGTAGCGGATCCGCAGCTACCTGCAACAGTAACCGGGGATAACCAGAGCCTGACTTTTCGGTCCACAGCGGTGCATAGCCAGGGGGCAATGGCAGGGATTCAGGGCGTGCTCTATGAGAGCGGAGGCACCCTGACCGCAAACGATTGGCTGGGTAGCAATATTGCCGGCACGCAGCCGGGTGTGGTCATGACACCCGACCGGGAATTGCTCCAGACCGTCCAGCTCCAGAATGTCACTGTTTCTCCGCGAAATCTTTTCTTCCCTGCACCAAACGCCACGACCAGCGGGTATTATTACGAGCGTACCTATTATCTAGGAGGCGGCGGGACGGGTGCCGGCTGCGCCGACAGCAACGTCAGCAACCTGCTATTCCAAGACGCATCCCCCAATGGCATGGGACCCGTCTCGGTCATTGATTGCGTTCTGGACCTACGGTTCCAGTACGGCTTCGAGCTCAGTTCGGGGGGAATCGGTTTCTCCTCGGACCCCTCCTCTCCCCCGGCGGGTCCCGAAGACGACTTTCCGGATGTGATCAAGGTGGGAATGATCATCCAGGTGGGGCATGGTTACCGCAATCAGACCCCCACTCCCGGTCCCTTGAATTACGACGACCCCGACCTGCAGCTCGGAACACCGATCAGTTTGAGCTCGGCGCAGCAACGGTACCGCTGGCAAATCGTCGAATGGAGCGCCCCCTTGGAAAACATGCCATGA